Proteins found in one Bremerella volcania genomic segment:
- a CDS encoding IS110 family RNA-guided transposase, which translates to MFIGIDVSKDKLDVAIGDAVRQWPNTPEGHQQIVQELKSLSIDGVVLEGTGGYEKAIVGELGAALLPVAVVNPRQVRNYARATGKLAKTDEIDACILAEFGQAVRLTFRPIPSKEQLRLQQQIARRRQLIGMLTAEKNRLQQSDDKLVQRSIKAVIRTLQSQLDQLDGDLQQTIQQTPVWRTKDDLLKSVPGIGPHTSLSLLAELPELGSCSRHQIAALAGVAPINRDSGKFRGVRTTWGGRTTVRSALYMATLSAIRHNPKIKPYYRRLRDAGKRAKVAIVACMRKLLCILNAMLREQKTWQTTPQTA; encoded by the coding sequence ATGTTTATTGGAATTGATGTCTCGAAAGACAAACTTGATGTTGCGATCGGTGACGCCGTACGGCAATGGCCCAACACGCCGGAAGGCCATCAACAAATTGTTCAAGAGCTGAAGTCGCTCTCGATTGACGGAGTCGTTCTGGAAGGCACTGGTGGATACGAGAAAGCCATCGTTGGTGAACTGGGCGCCGCATTACTTCCGGTGGCAGTCGTCAATCCACGGCAAGTACGAAACTACGCTCGCGCGACCGGCAAGTTGGCCAAGACCGACGAGATTGACGCGTGCATCCTGGCCGAGTTTGGCCAAGCCGTTCGCCTCACGTTTCGGCCGATTCCCAGTAAAGAACAGCTGCGTTTGCAGCAGCAAATCGCTCGTCGACGACAATTGATTGGCATGCTGACGGCGGAGAAGAACCGCCTCCAACAGTCGGATGACAAGCTTGTCCAGCGCAGCATTAAGGCCGTGATTCGAACGCTCCAAAGTCAGCTCGATCAACTAGATGGCGACCTCCAGCAAACCATTCAGCAGACGCCTGTTTGGCGAACCAAAGACGATCTGCTCAAAAGTGTTCCTGGCATCGGTCCCCATACTTCACTGTCTCTCTTGGCGGAACTTCCCGAACTTGGCAGCTGCTCGCGGCATCAAATCGCGGCGTTGGCAGGCGTGGCCCCGATCAATCGCGACAGCGGCAAGTTCCGCGGAGTGCGCACCACGTGGGGAGGGCGTACGACCGTTCGCTCCGCGCTCTACATGGCGACGCTCTCAGCGATCCGCCACAATCCCAAGATTAAACCGTATTACCGTCGACTGCGAGACGCCGGAAAGCGTGCGAAAGTTGCCATCGTGGCGTGCATGAGAAAGCTACTGTGCATCCTCAACGCCATGCTTCGAGAACAAAAAACATGGCAGACCACGCCCCAAACGGCTTGA
- a CDS encoding biotin--[acetyl-CoA-carboxylase] ligase, whose product MSDWFPEPAKREIERQAAFSLVDVFDELPSTSDHALANLAAYSQRLPALVVARRQTKGRGRGSRSWFAGDGALTFTAMLGTQDTPIEPCNWPRCSLIAGVAMCQTLETLSQSEAFQLKWPNDVFLAGRKVCGILVEKRDAAEPVLCVGIGVNVNNSLEDAPADVQQRAIALTDVTGVQHFLPEILLDFLTRFQTLCMQNVDSLAGLLPYWQTHCLLTGRAIETRQADQTISGECRGIDATGALLVETPAGSWQIVSGEIVRW is encoded by the coding sequence ATGAGCGATTGGTTTCCTGAACCTGCAAAACGCGAGATCGAGCGTCAGGCTGCTTTCTCGCTGGTCGATGTTTTTGACGAGTTGCCATCGACCAGCGATCACGCGCTGGCCAACCTGGCGGCGTACAGCCAGCGTCTGCCGGCGCTGGTCGTGGCGCGCAGGCAAACCAAGGGGCGGGGCAGGGGATCGCGCAGCTGGTTTGCTGGCGACGGTGCGCTTACGTTCACGGCGATGTTGGGCACGCAGGATACTCCGATCGAGCCCTGCAACTGGCCGCGGTGTTCGCTCATCGCTGGGGTCGCGATGTGCCAAACGTTGGAAACATTGAGTCAGTCGGAAGCCTTTCAGCTGAAGTGGCCCAACGACGTCTTCCTGGCCGGAAGAAAAGTGTGCGGCATCCTGGTCGAGAAGCGAGACGCGGCAGAGCCTGTCTTGTGCGTCGGGATTGGCGTGAACGTGAACAACTCGCTGGAAGACGCCCCGGCCGACGTGCAGCAAAGAGCGATCGCCCTGACTGATGTTACTGGCGTGCAGCACTTTCTGCCGGAGATCTTGCTTGACTTTCTGACGCGATTTCAAACCCTCTGCATGCAGAACGTTGATTCGCTGGCCGGACTGCTGCCTTACTGGCAGACGCATTGTTTGCTGACGGGACGCGCGATTGAAACTCGTCAGGCCGATCAGACGATCTCCGGAGAGTGCCGCGGCATCGACGCGACTGGGGCACTGCTTGTCGAAACGCCTGCCGGGTCGTGGCAAATCGTCTCAGGCGAGATCGTCCGCTGGTGA